The Microcebus murinus isolate Inina chromosome 1, M.murinus_Inina_mat1.0, whole genome shotgun sequence genome includes a region encoding these proteins:
- the NIT2 gene encoding omega-amidase NIT2, with amino-acid sequence MVLPARAMATFRLALIQLQVSSIKSDNITRACSLVREAAAQGANIVSLPECFNSPYGTNYFPEYAEEIPGESTQKLSEVAKECSIYLIGGSIPEEDAGKFYNTCAVFGPDGTLLVKYRKIHLFDIDVPGKITFQESKTLSPGDSFSTFDTPYCRVGLGICYDMRFAELAQIYAQKGCQLLVYPGAFNLTTGPAHWELLQRGRAVDNQVYVATASPARDDKASYVAWGHSTVVNPWGEVLAKAGTEEMIVYSDIDLKKLAEIRQQIPILRQKRSDLYAVETKKS; translated from the exons ATGGTACTTCCCGCGAGAGCCATGGCCA CTTTCCGCTTGGCCCTCATCCAGCTTCAAGTTTCTTCCATCAAATCAGACAACATCACTCGAGCTTGTAGCCTTGTCCGGGAGGCAGCGGCACAAGGAGCCAATATAGTGTCTCTGCCG GAATGCTTTAATTCTCCATATGGCACGAACTATTTTCCTGAATATGCAGAGGAAATTCCTGGTGAATCCACACAGAAGCTTTCTGAAGTAGCAAAGGAATGCAGCATTTATCTCATTGGAG GTTCCATCCCTGAAGAGGATGCTGGGAAATTTTATAACACCTGTGCTGTGTTTGGGCCTGACGGAACTTTACTAGTAAAGTACAGAAAG ATCCATCTATTTGACATTGATGTTCCTGGGAAGATTACATTTCAAGAATCTAAAACATTAAGTCCGGGTGATAGCTTCTCCACATTTGATACTC CTTACTGCAGAGTGGGTCTGGGCATCTGCTACGACATGCGGTTTGCAGAGCTTGCACAAATCTATGCACAGAAAG GCTGCCAGCTGTTGGTTTATCCTGGAGCTTTCAATTTGACCACTGGACCAGCCCACTGGGAGTTGCTTCAGAGAGGCCG GGCTGTTGATAATCAGGTGTATGTGGCCACAGCCTCTCCTGCCCGGGATGACAAAGCCTCCTATGTTGCTTGGGGACACAGCACCGTCGTGAACCCTTG GGGCGAGGTCCTAGCCAAAGCTGGCACCGAAGAAATGATCGTGTATTCAGACATAG ACCTGAAGAAGTTGGCTGAAATACGCCAGCAAATCCCCATTTTGAGGCAGAAGCGATCAGACCTTTATGCAGTAGAGACGAAAAAATCCTAA